One genomic window of Actinomycetes bacterium includes the following:
- a CDS encoding phospholipase D-like domain-containing protein: MVLGIEASPADWLLSSGERDNPDTLLDSRHAGALAWSTGNQVRALVHGATYFRELLAAVQAMGEGDSLFFTDWRGDPNQRLDGPGTEIGPVFAAAASRGVRVRGLLWRSHGDRFQFSAKENRHLGDEIKDAGGQCLLDMRVRPFGSHHQKLVVLRHPLQPQRDVAFIGGIDLCHSRRDDQSHAGDPQRQKMAAVYGDRPPWHDIQLAIHGPAVGDAEAVFRERWDDPAPLSRNPIHLIGERVHREDRTARVLPPQLPDPAPRGTQAVQLLRTYPSRRPGYPFATAGERSVALGYSKAVSKARSLIYVEDQYLWSLDVAQIFAEALTRQPGLHLIVVIPRFPDQDGRTAVPPNLLGREPALRLLREAGASRFGVYGLENAAGTPIYVHAKVCVIDDTWACVGSDNANRRSWTHDSELSCAVLDTSTDDPGSRGSWARALRLELAREHLGRALSEPEADDPARTFEAFRECAADLDAWHRSGAAGPRPPGQLRTYEQPELSRLTRIWATPMYRLLFDPDGRSRQLRRKNAY; the protein is encoded by the coding sequence ATGGTGCTTGGAATCGAAGCTTCGCCTGCCGACTGGCTCCTCAGCTCGGGCGAACGGGACAACCCGGACACGCTCCTGGACTCACGACACGCTGGCGCGCTCGCTTGGTCGACCGGTAACCAGGTTCGGGCGCTGGTCCACGGCGCCACGTACTTCCGTGAGCTCCTCGCAGCCGTCCAGGCCATGGGGGAGGGAGACTCGCTGTTCTTCACCGACTGGCGAGGCGACCCCAATCAGCGGCTGGACGGACCTGGCACCGAGATCGGTCCGGTCTTCGCCGCCGCGGCCAGCAGAGGTGTGCGTGTGCGTGGCTTGTTGTGGCGCTCGCACGGGGATCGCTTCCAGTTCAGCGCGAAGGAAAACCGTCACCTCGGTGACGAGATCAAGGACGCTGGCGGTCAGTGCCTGCTCGACATGCGGGTGCGCCCGTTTGGCTCACATCACCAGAAGCTCGTCGTCCTCCGCCATCCTCTTCAGCCGCAACGGGACGTCGCGTTCATCGGGGGGATCGATCTGTGCCACAGCCGTCGGGACGATCAATCGCACGCGGGTGACCCGCAGCGGCAGAAGATGGCAGCCGTGTACGGCGACCGGCCGCCCTGGCACGACATCCAACTCGCGATCCACGGGCCGGCCGTCGGCGACGCCGAAGCCGTCTTCCGCGAGCGATGGGACGACCCCGCCCCGCTGAGTCGCAACCCCATCCACCTCATCGGCGAGAGGGTGCACCGGGAGGACCGGACGGCTCGCGTCCTGCCCCCTCAGCTCCCCGACCCGGCGCCACGCGGAACCCAAGCGGTCCAGCTGCTGCGCACCTACCCGAGTCGACGCCCGGGGTACCCGTTCGCCACGGCGGGGGAACGCAGCGTCGCTCTTGGCTACAGCAAAGCCGTGAGCAAGGCCCGATCGTTGATCTACGTCGAGGACCAGTACCTCTGGTCGCTGGACGTGGCTCAGATCTTCGCCGAAGCCCTGACCCGGCAGCCCGGCCTTCACCTGATCGTGGTGATACCGCGATTCCCGGACCAGGACGGGCGCACGGCCGTCCCGCCCAACCTGCTGGGACGTGAGCCGGCGCTACGCCTCCTTCGGGAGGCCGGCGCATCCCGGTTCGGGGTCTACGGCCTCGAGAACGCCGCGGGGACCCCGATCTACGTCCACGCGAAGGTCTGTGTCATCGACGACACGTGGGCATGCGTCGGCTCCGACAACGCCAACCGCAGATCGTGGACCCATGACAGCGAGCTGAGCTGCGCGGTGCTCGACACCTCGACCGACGATCCTGGATCGCGGGGTTCGTGGGCCCGGGCCCTCCGCCTCGAGCTGGCGCGTGAGCACCTGGGCCGCGCTCTGTCCGAACCCGAGGCCGACGATCCAGCCAGGACGTTCGAGGCCTTCCGCGAGTGCGCCGCCGACCTCGACGCCTGGCACCGTTCTGGTGCGGCCGGACCACGGCCGCCCGGCCAGCTGCGCACCTATGAGCAGCCGGAGCTGTCGCGGCTGACCCGGATCTGGGCGACCCCGATGTACCGCCTCCTCTTCGACCCGGACGGTCGCAGCCGACAGCTGCGGCGGAAAAACGCCTATTAG
- a CDS encoding NAD(P)/FAD-dependent oxidoreductase, which translates to MGMDFFDVVVLGGGSAGELVATTVSQAGRSVALVERLRVGGECPYVACMPSKAMLRSAEVRGLLNYAHELGAVADPVPMGSDIDAFAAAAARRDRISDYRDDAATARSLTDAGVTLLRGDGRIRSEGVLTVSGTDIGWRDLVVATGSRARRPEIDGLDTVPTWTSDEALSSRHRPQSLLILGGGPVGCELAQLYERFGVRTVLVESGGQVAGREDAAVARRLAEMLAADGVDVRLDAEVRSVVRGATGLTEALFSDGARVQFERLILAIGRDPATYGLGLERLGLALSPTDPLEVDGSGRASGHLHLWAAGDVTGTAPFTHTANYQARLVAENLLGGSRVADYSAIPRAIYTDPPVASVGLTAEEATAQGHDVVQLELDLSEVARSLTEGDPRGLLVLTADVEQRLLLGAAAIGPRADEWMAEMTLAIRAKVPLEILADVIHAFPTYGEAFEPLLRKLVQTHPTRHYRKDPS; encoded by the coding sequence ATGGGCATGGACTTCTTCGACGTCGTAGTGCTCGGCGGCGGGTCAGCAGGTGAGCTCGTCGCGACCACCGTCTCGCAGGCCGGCCGCTCCGTCGCTTTGGTCGAGCGGCTCAGGGTGGGGGGCGAGTGCCCGTATGTCGCGTGCATGCCGAGCAAGGCGATGCTGCGCAGTGCGGAGGTCCGTGGACTCCTGAACTACGCGCACGAGCTGGGCGCAGTCGCCGACCCGGTGCCGATGGGTTCCGACATCGACGCCTTCGCCGCCGCAGCGGCTCGGCGCGACCGGATCTCCGACTACCGGGACGACGCGGCGACGGCACGGTCGCTCACCGACGCAGGCGTGACGCTGTTGCGCGGCGACGGGCGGATCCGGTCCGAGGGCGTGCTCACCGTGAGCGGGACGGACATCGGCTGGCGCGACCTCGTCGTGGCGACGGGCTCTCGCGCGAGAAGGCCGGAGATCGATGGGCTGGACACGGTCCCCACGTGGACCAGCGACGAGGCGCTGAGCAGTCGGCACCGCCCTCAGTCGCTGTTGATCCTCGGCGGGGGCCCGGTGGGCTGCGAGCTCGCCCAGCTGTACGAACGGTTCGGCGTCCGGACCGTCCTCGTCGAGTCCGGTGGCCAGGTCGCCGGACGTGAAGATGCTGCGGTTGCCAGACGGCTGGCTGAGATGCTCGCCGCCGACGGGGTCGACGTCCGGCTGGACGCGGAGGTGCGATCCGTTGTCCGGGGCGCCACCGGGCTGACCGAGGCGCTGTTTTCGGACGGGGCCCGGGTCCAGTTCGAACGACTGATCCTCGCCATCGGCCGCGACCCCGCAACGTACGGGCTCGGTCTCGAACGGCTCGGGCTCGCACTCTCCCCGACCGACCCGCTCGAGGTCGACGGGTCAGGGAGGGCGAGCGGACACCTGCACCTGTGGGCGGCCGGTGACGTCACGGGCACCGCCCCGTTCACCCACACCGCCAACTACCAGGCCCGGCTGGTAGCCGAGAACCTGCTCGGCGGCTCGCGGGTGGCGGACTACTCCGCGATCCCGCGGGCCATCTACACGGACCCGCCGGTCGCCAGCGTCGGCCTCACCGCGGAGGAGGCGACGGCACAGGGGCACGACGTCGTCCAGCTGGAGCTCGATCTCAGCGAGGTGGCGCGGAGCCTGACCGAGGGCGACCCGCGCGGCCTGCTGGTACTCACCGCCGACGTCGAGCAACGGCTCCTGCTCGGCGCTGCGGCGATCGGGCCCAGGGCCGACGAATGGATGGCCGAGATGACTCTCGCGATCCGGGCCAAGGTCCCGCTCGAGATCCTCGCCGACGTGATCCACGCGTTCCCCACGTACGGCGAAGCCTTCGAGCCGTTGCTCCGCAAACTCGTGCAGACCCACCCCACGCGTCATTACCGAAAGGACCCAAGCTGA
- a CDS encoding GAF domain-containing protein — translation MRSLLSVAEEIGEQARGELAASGVTINRFVAVTQEWVTIANIGRLGMGEQRFPTDETYSRSRFPQVTVLLERGEGYLAVQHAPECPPEVARMLALFGKSSCVGVPLNGEDGQLWGELYATRDYGRPAFGQHELALATALADEAGPRLAACPVSP, via the coding sequence GTGCGGAGCTTGCTCAGCGTGGCCGAGGAGATCGGCGAACAGGCCCGCGGCGAGCTAGCTGCGTCGGGGGTCACCATCAACCGATTCGTCGCCGTCACGCAGGAGTGGGTGACGATCGCCAACATCGGACGCCTGGGTATGGGAGAGCAACGGTTCCCCACCGACGAGACGTACTCGCGCAGCCGGTTTCCGCAGGTCACCGTGCTGCTGGAGCGTGGCGAGGGGTACCTGGCGGTGCAGCACGCGCCCGAGTGCCCGCCGGAGGTCGCCCGGATGCTGGCGCTGTTCGGCAAGAGCTCGTGCGTCGGCGTCCCGCTGAACGGAGAGGACGGCCAGCTGTGGGGCGAGCTGTATGCCACGCGCGACTACGGGCGCCCGGCGTTCGGACAGCACGAGCTGGCCCTTGCGACCGCCCTCGCTGACGAGGCTGGGCCGCGGCTCGCGGCCTGCCCCGTCTCCCCTTGA
- a CDS encoding 3-oxoacyl-[acyl-carrier-protein] synthase III C-terminal domain-containing protein, protein MNRSMMPALASEVSVSVVGVGSYLPEHRVSNEEILHYLRPARPDGRLLEPEWVVKHLAILERRLDYEFGGRRKRSRADGGIYDGDLTLRAARLALEDASIDATDIDLFVHITSTPDTISCQDHFRYLTRELGLRRDIDLVHHNLGCAGLASGFRSAAAALVCEMPTTALVVASNCPSGYFDPEVHDYYYNHPSGMGWLAPLMFADGAGAVVFRSAPRDPDSRPKGLLSVRYETNPDVELVNYPAGGCLHHTSPTNLPDNVFLMDGVKVAEVFAPLMTRNFQMLQEDWPTKIKPTTGTDFDIDSVARWYLHQANGVVVRRAVEMLGLPPERVPIGVDHYGNTSAASTLILLDEDRRAGRVHDGDLIAFLWIGAGNGAMNGYSTIVL, encoded by the coding sequence ATGAATCGTTCGATGATGCCCGCGTTGGCGTCGGAGGTGTCGGTGTCCGTGGTGGGCGTCGGCTCGTACCTGCCTGAGCACCGAGTCTCCAACGAGGAGATCCTCCACTACCTCCGCCCAGCCCGACCGGATGGCCGGTTGCTGGAGCCAGAATGGGTCGTCAAGCACCTCGCCATCCTTGAGCGTCGCCTTGATTACGAGTTCGGGGGGCGGCGCAAGCGCAGCCGGGCCGACGGCGGGATCTACGACGGCGACCTGACGTTGCGGGCGGCGCGTCTAGCCTTGGAGGACGCCAGCATCGACGCTACGGATATCGACCTGTTCGTTCACATCACCTCGACTCCGGACACGATCTCCTGCCAGGATCACTTCCGCTACTTGACGCGCGAACTGGGGTTGCGTCGTGACATCGATCTGGTCCACCACAATCTCGGTTGTGCCGGTCTGGCATCAGGATTTCGCAGCGCCGCTGCCGCGCTCGTCTGCGAAATGCCGACCACGGCGTTAGTGGTGGCGAGCAACTGCCCTTCCGGCTACTTCGACCCCGAGGTCCACGACTACTACTACAACCATCCAAGCGGCATGGGCTGGCTGGCTCCCCTGATGTTCGCCGACGGCGCGGGAGCCGTCGTGTTCCGCTCGGCCCCGCGCGACCCCGACAGCCGCCCCAAGGGACTGCTGTCGGTCCGCTACGAGACCAACCCTGACGTCGAACTCGTGAACTACCCAGCGGGTGGCTGCCTCCATCACACCTCGCCAACCAACCTGCCCGACAACGTCTTCTTGATGGACGGCGTCAAGGTTGCCGAGGTGTTCGCCCCACTCATGACCCGGAACTTCCAGATGCTGCAGGAGGACTGGCCCACCAAGATCAAGCCGACAACGGGAACGGACTTCGACATTGACTCGGTCGCTCGCTGGTATCTGCACCAAGCCAACGGTGTCGTGGTTCGTCGCGCGGTGGAGATGCTGGGCCTTCCGCCCGAACGGGTCCCGATTGGTGTCGACCACTATGGGAATACCTCGGCCGCCAGCACCTTGATCCTGCTCGACGAGGACCGCCGAGCGGGCCGGGTCCACGACGGAGATCTGATCGCCTTCCTGTGGATCGGGGCAGGCAACGGTGCGATGAACGGCTACTCGACGATCGTGCTGTGA
- a CDS encoding YDG/SRA domain-containing protein gives MGTPFKNRHALRDAGVHAPLMAGISGTQAEGADAIVVSGGYVDDADYGDVIIYTGHGGNDPATKQQVADQDIAAHGNVGGITSEREGLPVRVVRGAGGHSEHAPAAKAGLKPIGL, from the coding sequence GTGGGGACGCCCTTCAAGAACCGTCACGCCCTGCGCGACGCAGGTGTTCACGCCCCGCTGATGGCTGGCATCTCAGGCACCCAGGCTGAGGGTGCCGACGCGATCGTCGTCTCGGGCGGCTACGTTGACGACGCCGACTACGGCGACGTGATCATCTACACCGGCCATGGTGGCAACGATCCCGCAACCAAGCAGCAAGTCGCGGATCAGGACATCGCCGCGCACGGCAACGTCGGGGGGATCACCAGCGAACGGGAGGGCCTACCCGTGCGGGTCGTGCGGGGCGCCGGTGGCCACTCCGAGCACGCCCCAGCGGCTAAAGCCGGGCTAAAGCCCATTGGTCTTTGA
- a CDS encoding EAL domain-containing protein, producing the protein MGAAVAVTASWIRLGRNRRATALNVLIALVYGVFVVSTIPGVRPHAGYSLLLDGFLNNLAYMLSAVLCLVRAREAVAFRRAWQVLGVGLGVYGLGNVYWTIFVRPLDPEPFPSLADGLWLSFYGFAFVALLMVVREMTTERLPLSLWLDGVVGGLAVAAITAAVVGPVLAITGGSAAAVVTTLAYPLLDVLLILMVTALMAMFHWRPPVGLWLFGSGLAVFVVADVWYVSSAADGTYQPGGPNDAIWVAATLLMGFAPGWSRRAVGTVLPKWLLLGVPVLATLAALGLLVYDRGSRVHPVAFALCCLTILASLARMVVTFREVTTLAHSHQLALTDELTGLGNRRAFYEQVESRLATLPADHRGALLLLDLDRFKEVNDSLGHQAGDDLLRQVSGRLAGLLCRDGDLLARLGGDEFAVFLQHVDVSGAQAVAERIRETLAPPFEVDGVTVRVEASVGIALLPDHGREISGLLRQADVAMYQAKDSRAGFSVYSLAGDLGGQERLRTLEELRAAIFSRQLIVHYQPKVDSQTAAVNGVEALVRWQHPTRGLLYPDSFLQLAEDFGLMRDLTTTVLEQSLSQVRLWRAAGRVLSVAVNLSASSLVDLELPDRVRLLLLNHGLPASALELEITEDFLMGDRERARDILTQLRGLGIRVAVDDFGTGYSSLAYLRELPIDELKLDQSFVQRMADDNRAAAIVTSTIGLAHSLGMTLVAEGVEDEATAVHLAQSGCDQSQGYFFSRPVDANSLERWLDARGQYPTLPSAVTAEVRIEATLLTTSDEAVW; encoded by the coding sequence GTGGGCGCTGCTGTCGCGGTGACCGCGTCCTGGATCAGGCTTGGTCGCAACAGGCGGGCGACGGCCCTCAACGTGCTGATCGCCCTCGTGTACGGCGTTTTCGTCGTGTCCACCATCCCCGGCGTCCGACCGCACGCCGGCTACAGCCTGCTCCTCGACGGCTTCCTCAACAACCTCGCGTACATGCTCAGCGCGGTGCTTTGCCTGGTGCGAGCCAGGGAAGCCGTCGCCTTCCGCAGGGCCTGGCAAGTTCTGGGCGTGGGCCTAGGGGTCTACGGCCTGGGCAATGTCTACTGGACGATATTCGTCCGGCCGCTCGACCCCGAGCCGTTCCCCTCGCTGGCCGACGGGCTGTGGCTGAGCTTCTACGGCTTCGCGTTCGTCGCACTACTGATGGTGGTGCGCGAGATGACCACCGAGCGGCTGCCGCTGAGCCTGTGGCTCGATGGCGTCGTCGGCGGCCTCGCTGTCGCCGCGATCACGGCCGCGGTGGTTGGACCGGTCCTAGCCATCACCGGGGGCAGTGCGGCCGCAGTGGTCACGACGCTGGCCTACCCCCTGCTCGACGTCCTACTCATCCTCATGGTCACGGCCTTGATGGCGATGTTCCACTGGCGGCCGCCCGTCGGTCTGTGGCTGTTCGGCAGCGGGCTTGCGGTCTTCGTGGTCGCGGACGTCTGGTACGTCTCCTCGGCCGCCGACGGTACCTACCAGCCCGGCGGCCCCAATGACGCAATCTGGGTAGCGGCGACGCTGCTCATGGGCTTCGCCCCCGGGTGGTCGCGCCGGGCCGTCGGGACCGTGCTGCCCAAGTGGCTGCTGCTCGGCGTTCCCGTGCTGGCCACCTTGGCCGCCCTCGGCCTACTGGTGTACGACCGCGGCAGCCGCGTACACCCGGTCGCATTCGCCCTCTGCTGCCTCACAATCCTGGCGTCGCTGGCCCGCATGGTCGTGACGTTCCGCGAGGTCACGACGCTCGCCCACAGCCACCAGCTGGCCCTCACCGACGAGCTCACCGGCCTCGGCAACCGCCGGGCCTTCTACGAGCAGGTCGAGTCACGTCTGGCGACGCTGCCGGCGGACCACCGCGGCGCTCTTCTGCTGCTGGACCTGGACCGGTTCAAAGAGGTAAACGACTCTCTCGGGCACCAAGCCGGCGACGACCTGCTTCGCCAAGTCTCGGGCCGCCTCGCCGGCCTGCTATGTCGCGACGGCGACCTGCTGGCCCGCCTTGGCGGGGACGAGTTCGCGGTATTCCTGCAGCACGTCGACGTCTCCGGCGCGCAGGCCGTCGCGGAGCGCATCCGCGAGACCCTGGCCCCGCCATTCGAGGTTGACGGGGTGACCGTCCGGGTCGAGGCCAGCGTTGGCATCGCTCTACTGCCAGACCACGGGCGCGAGATCTCCGGCCTGCTCCGACAGGCGGATGTCGCGATGTACCAGGCCAAGGACTCCCGGGCCGGCTTCTCGGTCTACAGCCTCGCCGGCGACCTCGGCGGGCAGGAGCGACTGCGAACCCTCGAGGAACTGCGCGCCGCGATCTTCAGCCGCCAGCTGATCGTCCACTACCAGCCCAAGGTCGACTCCCAGACGGCCGCGGTAAACGGCGTCGAGGCACTCGTTCGTTGGCAGCACCCCACCCGCGGCCTGCTCTACCCCGACTCGTTCCTCCAGCTCGCCGAGGACTTCGGCCTCATGCGAGATCTCACGACGACAGTACTCGAGCAATCGCTGAGCCAAGTGCGGCTGTGGCGGGCGGCCGGCCGAGTCCTCAGCGTCGCGGTCAACCTGTCGGCGTCGTCCCTCGTCGACCTCGAACTACCAGACCGAGTACGGCTGCTTCTTCTCAACCACGGCCTGCCAGCCTCGGCCCTCGAACTGGAAATCACCGAGGACTTCCTCATGGGCGACCGCGAGCGGGCCCGTGACATCCTGACCCAACTCCGTGGGCTCGGCATCCGAGTGGCCGTCGACGACTTCGGCACCGGCTACTCATCGCTGGCGTACCTGCGAGAACTACCGATCGACGAGCTGAAGTTGGACCAGTCGTTCGTTCAGCGAATGGCCGACGACAACCGGGCAGCGGCGATCGTGACTTCCACCATCGGCCTTGCCCACTCCCTCGGCATGACCCTGGTCGCCGAGGGAGTGGAAGACGAGGCCACCGCCGTCCACCTCGCTCAGTCCGGCTGCGACCAGTCCCAGGGATACTTCTTCTCCCGTCCGGTCGACGCGAACTCGCTGGAACGCTGGCTCGACGCCCGCGGCCAGTACCCCACCCTCCCCTCCGCGGTCACGGCCGAGGTGCGGATCGAAGCGACGCTGTTGACGACCTCCGACGAGGCTGTCTGGTGA
- a CDS encoding GNAT family N-acetyltransferase yields MTLAHASSAQPRATEPWADRGLADVVHGFDGLRFLSGELAELASRCGTPATARPPWVLATLALEPDGQPFGVLVRDSTGLLEGAALLVSTTTSTYGSVQEFVQLAGSSPGHRGALLASSPGAAHRLGVALSTVLASGPPGYHLHLGPLDSSCQVAGALAEALPGVVRTPTDPVPVVRRAPGESSSDYLSANMQRTLRKATNRLRRDGRELTVRFTKDRVRIARLLPELEATHRDRDHARGRNSDLGDGNARLIWHARMRALADEGSLELAVARIDGQLAAYVLGITDRPTYRVLEGHMVTEWSRYAPGRVLEWAVLRRVLDDRSYDTLDWMTSVASDTLLAANDRDRMVTLRKD; encoded by the coding sequence GTGACCCTCGCCCACGCCTCCAGCGCACAGCCTCGTGCCACCGAACCGTGGGCCGACCGGGGGCTCGCCGATGTCGTGCACGGCTTCGACGGGCTGCGCTTCCTCAGCGGCGAGCTCGCCGAGCTGGCAAGCCGCTGCGGGACACCAGCGACGGCACGACCCCCCTGGGTTCTCGCCACCCTCGCGCTCGAACCGGACGGCCAGCCGTTCGGGGTGCTCGTGCGCGACAGCACCGGACTGCTGGAAGGCGCGGCACTGCTCGTCTCGACGACGACGTCGACGTATGGGTCCGTGCAGGAGTTCGTCCAGCTTGCCGGAAGCAGCCCAGGGCACCGGGGTGCCCTGCTCGCGTCGAGCCCGGGTGCGGCCCACCGCCTCGGCGTCGCGCTGTCCACCGTTCTGGCCTCTGGACCGCCGGGGTACCACCTTCACCTTGGTCCCCTCGACTCCTCTTGCCAGGTGGCAGGAGCGCTCGCCGAGGCGCTCCCTGGCGTGGTGCGTACACCGACAGACCCAGTTCCCGTCGTACGACGAGCGCCCGGCGAGTCGAGCTCGGACTACCTGTCTGCGAACATGCAACGCACTCTGCGCAAGGCCACCAACCGCCTGCGCCGGGACGGCCGAGAGCTGACCGTCCGGTTCACGAAGGACCGCGTCCGGATAGCCCGGCTGCTGCCCGAGTTGGAGGCGACCCACCGGGACCGCGACCACGCGCGCGGCCGCAACAGCGACCTCGGCGATGGCAACGCCAGGCTGATATGGCACGCGCGGATGCGTGCTCTCGCCGACGAGGGGTCCCTCGAGCTCGCGGTGGCCCGCATCGACGGCCAGCTAGCCGCCTACGTGCTGGGGATCACCGATAGGCCCACGTACAGGGTGCTGGAGGGTCACATGGTCACTGAGTGGTCGCGTTACGCGCCGGGCCGCGTGCTCGAGTGGGCGGTGCTGCGGCGCGTGCTCGACGACCGGTCGTACGACACCCTCGACTGGATGACGTCGGTGGCGTCGGACACACTGCTAGCAGCCAACGACCGCGATCGCATGGTCACCCTCCGCAAGGACTGA
- a CDS encoding polysaccharide deacetylase family protein, whose translation MYTVDAEGVWSRQVLGIRRIVGVTASVGLAVCCVLPAACGGGTPWPGGSLSASGRSASASPAGSASSSVSARTTTGSKATSSPPATPPTSTPRPSPSPRPTVTALPRWLLGVDWTALPTTRRVVALTFDAGANADGLPSVLATLAREHVPATFFLTGQFSQRYPAQARALAAAGRVGNHSVDHSDLTTLTDAQVRTEVLEAARTILAVTGQQPAPWFRFPYGARTAHTIAVVNALGYVPVRWTVDTLGWEGASGGVTAASVVARALTAERPGEIILMHLGSNPTDHSTLDADALPTVIAGLRAAGFGFVTIDALAS comes from the coding sequence GTGTACACGGTTGATGCTGAAGGTGTGTGGTCGAGACAGGTTCTGGGGATTCGGCGGATCGTGGGAGTCACCGCGTCGGTCGGCCTGGCGGTCTGCTGTGTGTTGCCTGCGGCCTGCGGCGGTGGAACGCCCTGGCCTGGTGGCAGCCTGAGCGCCTCGGGTCGTTCTGCGTCCGCCTCACCGGCCGGATCCGCGTCCAGTTCGGTGTCGGCTAGGACCACGACGGGCTCGAAAGCGACGAGTTCGCCCCCGGCCACCCCACCTACGTCCACGCCGCGTCCGTCGCCCAGCCCGCGGCCGACCGTCACGGCCCTACCGCGGTGGCTCCTGGGCGTTGACTGGACCGCCCTGCCGACGACCAGGAGGGTGGTGGCGCTGACCTTCGACGCCGGTGCGAACGCCGACGGGCTCCCCTCCGTGCTGGCGACGCTGGCGCGGGAGCACGTGCCGGCCACCTTCTTCCTCACCGGTCAGTTCAGCCAGCGGTATCCGGCCCAGGCCCGGGCTCTGGCGGCCGCTGGACGGGTGGGGAACCACAGCGTCGACCATTCAGACCTGACAACCCTGACCGATGCGCAGGTTCGGACCGAGGTGCTGGAAGCCGCGCGGACGATCCTCGCGGTGACCGGTCAGCAGCCCGCACCGTGGTTCCGCTTTCCTTATGGCGCCCGCACCGCGCACACCATCGCCGTGGTCAACGCCCTGGGGTACGTGCCGGTCCGTTGGACCGTCGATACCCTCGGCTGGGAGGGCGCCTCCGGTGGCGTCACCGCCGCCTCGGTGGTCGCCCGGGCACTGACCGCCGAACGGCCCGGTGAGATCATCTTGATGCACTTGGGCTCGAACCCGACCGACCACTCGACCCTCGACGCCGACGCGCTGCCCACCGTCATCGCCGGACTGCGAGCCGCCGGCTTCGGCTTCGTCACCATCGACGCGCTTGCCAGCTGA
- a CDS encoding protease inhibitor I42 family protein, which yields MTIELGPADTGTSRSVRVGELTTVRLPESPTTGYRWECDEPGAGLLLVEDRFEGATTPRGSGGERVLVFQAVSTGPATLRLVNRRSWGSADPGEEFSVQFDVQPPALSADEGSLPE from the coding sequence ATGACCATCGAGCTGGGCCCGGCGGACACCGGCACGTCTCGGTCCGTCCGGGTCGGCGAGTTGACCACCGTGCGGCTACCGGAGAGCCCCACCACCGGGTACCGGTGGGAGTGCGACGAGCCCGGCGCCGGGCTGCTGCTGGTCGAGGACCGCTTCGAGGGCGCCACCACACCGCGGGGGTCCGGGGGCGAGCGGGTGCTGGTGTTCCAGGCCGTGTCCACCGGCCCCGCGACCCTGCGGCTGGTCAACCGGCGCAGCTGGGGCAGCGCCGACCCCGGTGAGGAGTTCTCGGTGCAGTTCGACGTGCAGCCGCCGGCGCTCAGCGCCGACGAGGGCTCGTTGCCGGAATGA
- a CDS encoding C1 family peptidase, producing MFRGLLDNGFLYQKYAEDQHEGMRLGRNQWLDGRSLAFMVENDAHAMGQSLHHQQWERALVILDQGKLGSCTGNAGTGALGTQPLYDAVGKAVLPAAGDAVAAEAFAVQLYADATVIDGYPGTYPPEDTGSSGLAICKVLKSRGTITRFRWARSAYGLLRLLQAGPVLQGMPWYNAFFSPDAAGFIDADPTWSGSGVAGGHEVEAVGVEIDARDAFNSVLVYANSWGTGWGDTGYFRMRLRTYEQLNGVDLKQLLV from the coding sequence ATGTTTCGCGGTCTGCTCGACAACGGGTTCCTCTACCAGAAGTACGCCGAAGACCAGCACGAGGGCATGCGCCTGGGCCGCAACCAGTGGCTGGACGGGCGCAGCCTGGCCTTCATGGTCGAAAACGACGCCCACGCGATGGGCCAGTCGCTGCACCACCAGCAGTGGGAACGCGCCCTGGTGATCCTGGACCAGGGCAAGCTCGGGTCGTGCACCGGTAACGCCGGGACCGGCGCCCTGGGCACCCAGCCGCTGTACGACGCGGTCGGCAAGGCCGTGCTCCCCGCGGCGGGCGACGCGGTGGCCGCCGAGGCGTTCGCCGTGCAGCTGTACGCCGACGCCACCGTCATCGACGGGTACCCCGGCACGTACCCGCCGGAAGACACCGGCTCGTCGGGTCTGGCGATCTGCAAGGTGCTGAAGTCCCGCGGCACCATCACCCGGTTCCGCTGGGCCCGCAGCGCGTACGGGCTGCTGCGGCTGCTGCAGGCCGGGCCGGTCCTGCAGGGCATGCCCTGGTACAACGCCTTCTTCTCACCCGACGCGGCCGGGTTCATCGACGCCGACCCGACCTGGTCGGGCAGCGGCGTCGCCGGCGGCCACGAGGTCGAGGCGGTCGGCGTTGAGATCGACGCCCGCGACGCCTTCAACAGCGTGCTCGTCTACGCCAACAGCTGGGGCACCGGCTGGGGCGACACCGGCTACTTCCGGATGCGACTGCGCACCTACGAACAGCTCAACGGCGTGGACCTCAAACAGCTCCTGGTCTGA